One genomic region from Colletes latitarsis isolate SP2378_abdomen chromosome 10, iyColLati1, whole genome shotgun sequence encodes:
- the LOC143347149 gene encoding uncharacterized protein LOC143347149: MPLLVQLVRAHGYQRQIVSEADALTALRKLHPQDSVIGDVPKKRSDDGSLRNTHIHPSPAPGIIYFIINFSSFQVLVDYLDKVGWEPPPSHFLYYQAEWDRVKCILHIKAVSCSFYRPQRVLVSQGSSSSPPVDTACGTRLLASSARRSR; the protein is encoded by the exons ATGCCCTTGCTG GTTCAGCTCGTCAGGGCTCATGGCTACCAACGCCAGATCGTCAGCGAAGCCGATGCTCTCACAGCCCTTCGGAAGCTTCACCCTCAGGACTCCGTCATAGGCGATGTTCCAAAGAAGCGGTCCGATGACggatccctgcggaacacccaTATCCATCCATCTCCAGCACCAGGTATCATCtactttataataaatttttcttcCTTTCAGGTACTCGTCGATTATCTTGACAAGGTAGGGTGGGAACCCCCTCCTAGTCATTTCCTCTATTATCAAGCGGAATGGGACCGTGTTaaatgcattcttcacatcaaaG CAGTTTCCTGCAGTTTTTATAGGCCGCAGCGAGTGCTGGTGTCTCAGGGCTCCTCCTCTTCGCCGCCCGTTGATACCGCCTGCGGCACGCGTTTACTTGCGTCCTCAGCTCGGCGATCTCGTTAG